The Solea senegalensis isolate Sse05_10M linkage group LG14, IFAPA_SoseM_1, whole genome shotgun sequence genomic sequence ATGAGTGTAAAAGCTTTACTTAAACTATCTTAAAAGGCTTTCTAAGGTTCACAGTAAACGTCCACGCTCTTGACTTATTTGCATTCAGTTTGGGAATAAACCAATCAGGAATACTTCAGCACtgaaaaacattgtttattttctcaagCAGTCCAGCTGCTCGACACTTAAATTCACATTCAACAAGCCATGTGCATCTCAAATGTGAAATCACTATGtttacaataaataacattGTCAGAAATGTCACTCAAACACTTGCTTTTGTCAGTCACTGCACATCGACCGCAGTCCTCGGCGGAAGTTACAAATGCTGTGTAACAAAAGTGCACACTTTTGTGTAAACGGATGCAAATCCATGCGCGCAATGTGGCAATAAAGAGCAGGGTCACACATTTACAAGAAGTAAATCGCTGACTGTACATCTGAACAGGAGACTATTTTCCAACACCAGCATCGGAAAAATAAATAgctgtgtgtaaaaataaagtgtgtggcAAATTCCATTCATTCTGCGAATGCAGTGGCTCGACAACAGCTCTTTCTTCAATTGCTTCATTGCTAAGAAAGGTACCGAGCAAAGAAAGTGCAAGTAATGGCTTAGTGGAGAAAAAGTAGTCTCAATTCCTTTTGGTTGAAATGCCGTATTGAGTGCCTGCAGCAGCATATAGCATCCAGCCTAATCTTCCATCAATAAGAGCTCCCAGCAGGATGCGCCGGAAAACGCTCTGGTTTTGCGTTTTCCACACTCGCTGGTAATGTTTATTGTCAGGATTTGCATTTGGGTCGATTATCCCAAGGCAGTGTTCAGAGTAAACCTCATCAgtgtcacacagtcacagtggtaAACAAGTGGACTTCAGGAGTGGCTGCATCGTTTGACTAAGACTTAATGAGCTTGCGGTCTCCCTTGGCAGCCACACACAGTTCCTTGTAGAGGTCGGAGTGGATAAACCTGGGGTAGGAGTTGTTCTCCATAAGACTGTAGACTTTCCTCTGAGCCGCCAGGAAGCTTGTCATTGTGGGCTCATGTAGACTCTGGGTGATTGCATTTTTAGTGTGGTAATCCAGGTTTATCTGAATAGAGAGAAACATCCAGAATGAGTCTACGACACATTTATAAGAAGAACTAATGCATGTACTtgatacattttgaaaaagaacAGCAAATCATATCTGTTAGCTGTTACCTCCTTGGGAGCTTCATTTTTAACAAACTCCTCATAAATGCTGTTGGCCTTGGACACAATGTCTTTGTGCGACGTGAGTGTCCTGAAATCCTCACAGGCTGTCCAAAACTCAATGTTCTCCTCGCAGAACTCAGACTTCAGGAAGATAAAGAAGGCGGCTTTCCCATCTTtagggagaaagagaaggagagaggggaggttAGAGGAGTGCAAGGCCATCGCAGCTTGTTTTATTGCCGCCAATAAACGCCTTCATTTGGCACACAGCTGACCGCGTGACCGTGTGAGATGCTTTTACGTAATCGTGCAGCGACTGATGCTTACATTTATGACCGAGCAGTTTGTCGAGCGACTGCGCCCATTGGTTCACGTCATCGACACTTGGCCTGAGGGAAAAGAACAGAGGTTTTATAAGAGACGCGCTGGAAGAAACCATGTGTCACAGTCCGTTTGACTTTTGTGAGTTGTAAATGTATTGAAGTTTGGATTTTTAGCAGTATCAATATCGTAATgcataaatgcaaaaaaagaaaatttgtTTGAACAGAATCtgtaattaataaaacattgatttacttaaaaaaaaatatctagcAAATTAACCCAAAGTCAAGAACACAAATTATagcatgtgtgcacacaaactGAGATCTGATGCAATAACCTTGACATAATATTAATCTTTGAAATACAGCAGAGGCAGTTTCTTACCTGTAGGACCTGTTCTTCATCAGATGTGACACTGAATGGGAAGAGTTTGTCTTCAGCAGAAATCGTATTCTGTTTCTCCAGTTTTTCCTCCTGCAggcaaagaacaaaaacacagtcagtCTTGTCCGTGCTTTATGTTGATGCAACACTCAGTCATGCCTTTTATGGTCACCACAAGCAGGGACATTACTGTCAAACACCGAGCAAACTTACTTTAACCCCTTCCCCTCTGCGTACAGGTCAGTAGGTGTCAAACTGTCAGTGTTCGCCATGTTTTGGGATGCCACAGTAATAAGGTTCTCTCTCATGGTTCaacctcctctctttctccctcttgaCTTGTCAGGCAGCTTTATAGTTTCTCTGGTGTGGAGTGCCACAGGCGGGAGGTGGGGGGCTGGAATGACAGGTCTTCAATTTGATTGGCTCACGCCGTGTAAACAGTGACTTGCCCTGGTATGACTGTCAGGACCGGAGCCAATGATAGACGACTTCTGCATAAACATTCCCTCCCTGACTCTCCTGTATGCTTCCAATTTTAAGCACAAGGTCAAGATGTGACGTAGTTGGCAGACTCAGTGCTACAGTTCCCAAAAT encodes the following:
- the rgs2 gene encoding regulator of G-protein signaling 2 — its product is MRENLITVASQNMANTDSLTPTDLYAEGKGLKRKNWRNRIRFLLKTNSSHSVSHLMKNRSYRPSVDDVNQWAQSLDKLLGHKYGKAAFFIFLKSEFCEENIEFWTACEDFRTLTSHKDIVSKANSIYEEFVKNEAPKEINLDYHTKNAITQSLHEPTMTSFLAAQRKVYSLMENNSYPRFIHSDLYKELCVAAKGDRKLIKS